In the genome of Vicinamibacterales bacterium, the window GACGGTGCCGCCGATCGCCAGCACGGGCAGCAGGAACGCACCGAGGCCGCCGGCGTGGTAGAGCGGCGTGAACACCGGCGTCACGTCGTCATCGCGCAGTTGCCAGGACACCGCGGTGTTGTATCCGTTCCAGGCGACCATTCGGTGCGGGATGATGACGCCCTTCGGGTATCCCGTGGTTCCGCTCGTGTAGAGCAGGCAGCAGGTGTCCTCGGGCCGGCAGGGCGGGAGCCCCGCAGCCGGCTCGCGAACGCCGTCGGCCAGGTCGGCGTACTGCGCGGATCCGGATCCGGTCCCCGGGTCGAGCGCGATCCAGAGTTCGGTCTGGACGAGCGCGGCGAGCTCGGTGACCACCGGTGCATGCGGCATGTCGTAGAACACGGCTCGCGGCTGACAGTCCCGGAGGATGAAGGCGAGTTCGCGCGCGGTCAGGCGCGTGCCGAGCGGAACGATCACGATGCCGGATTTGACGGCTCCGAAGAACAGGTCCAGGAACTCGAGGCGGTTGCCGGAGAGCAGCGCGACGCGATCGCCGCGGCGAAGGCCGAGCACGTGCCGGAGGACCTCGGCGCACCGAGCCGCGCGCTGGTTGAGTGCTTCGTATGACCATCGTCCCCCGGTCCGGAGATCGACGAGCGCGAGCTTGTCCGGCGTGAGCCGCGCCCGCTCTCCGACGAGGTCAGCGTGCAGCATCGAGAACCTCTGGGGCGGGACGGCGCAGGAGTTCGGCGAGCGCCTCGTTGAACCGGTCCGGCGCGTCGCGGTGGGGGGTGTGGCCGCAGCCGGCGAGCACAGTCATCCGCGCCGCGGGCAGCTCGGCGATCATCCGCGCGGCGTAGCCGAGCGGGAAGACCTGGTCCTGATCGCCCCACAGCAGGTCCACCGGCACCCGCACCTCGTGCAACCGGCCTTCGAGGACGAATGCATCCATCTGGTCGGCAGTCGCGCTCAGGCGTCCGAGCGGGCCGTGCCGGCACACGCGAATGAGATCGTCGATGACGAAGTTCGGCGCCCTCGCTGCGCGGGCCCCCATCAGCGCGCCGATGGTCTTGCGTGCTTCCTCGCGGGTCTGTGGCGTGAACGTGATGTCGGTCCGCTCGCCGCGCAGCGCTCCACCGTTGACGAGCACCACCCGAGAGACCATCTCTGGGTGGCGGAGCGCCAGCAGCAGCGCAACCCAGGCGCCGAGCGAGTTGCCGACGAGTACCGCGCGGTCCGCGCCGAGGAGTATTCGGAGTGCCGCCTCCACGCCGTCGACGATGACGCCCACGGAGAGCGGCCCGCTCCGGGGATCGCTGTCGCCGTGCCCTGGGAGGTCCAGTGCGATGACACGATGGGTGGGGAGAAACGGGGCCACCGTCCGCGACCACGTGCCGGCCTGGTCGCCGGCGCCGTGCAGCAGCACCAGCGCGGGGCCGGACCCGCCGCGCCAGGCGGTCTCGGCGCCAATTCGCGTGATGACGGTCTCTCGCCGCAGCCCTGCCCGGGTCAGCGCGCGGCGGGACGACCATCCGTAGAGTGCGAGGGGGCGCCGGCGGATCGCGGCCATCGCCGCGGCCGCCAGCGCGCCCAGGCCGACCAGGACCGCGATGAGAAGCGCAGACATGACGGGTCAGAATCCGTTTGCGATCAGTCTGTTAGGTTCCAGCCACGAAGCCGCCGTCCACCGAGATCACCGCGCCGTGCACGTAGCTGGCGGCGTCGGATGCCAACCAGACGTACGCGTCGGCGATCTCCTCGGGATTGCCGATCCGCCCGACCGGCACCTTGCTGACCATCGCGGCGAGCACCTTCTCGGGCATCTGCTTGACCATCTCGGTCGCGATGAAGCCGGGCGCCACCGCATTGACGCGAATCCTGTGGCGGCCCAACTCGCGCGCCCACGTCCGCGTCATCCCGATGACGCCGGCCTTCGTCGCCACGTAGTTGGTCTGTCCGAAATTGCCGTAGATCCCGACGACCGACGAGGCGTTCAGGACCACGCCGCCGCCCGCCGTGATCATGTGCGGCACCACCGCGCGCGTGCAGATGAACGGGCCCTTGAGGTTCACGTCGATGACGGACTGGAACTGGTCGTCACTCATCTGGCCGGTGAGCGCCCCGTCCTTCCATTTCACGAGCATGCCGTCCCGGAGGATGCCCGCGTTGTTCACGAGAACGTCCACGCGGCCCCAGGCGGCGACCGTTTCCTCCACCGCCCGCTGAACGTCCGCCGAATCGGTCACGTCGACCTTGCGGAACACCGCCTCACCGCCCGCGGACGTGAGTTCGCTCACGACCGCGGCCGCCTGGCCGTCCGCGACGTCCCACGCCGCGATCCTGGCGCCTTCCTGTGCGAAACGGCGCGCCGTGGCGCGGCCGATGCCCGCCGCCGCACCCGTCACGATCACGACCTTGCCCTTCAACCCGGTTTCGATGCTCACAGTCGTCTCCTTGGCTTCACCAACGGAATGCGCAGGCGGCCTGGTTGTAGCCGACGCCGGACCCGACGAAGACCACGAGATCACCTCGCTTGATCTTCCCAAGCTCGAGTACGTCGTCCAGGGCCATGGGGATGCACGCCGAGCCAGTGTAGCCCCACTTGTCCATGATCGTGTGCGTCCGTTCGAGCGGGATGCCCAGGTCCCGCATCACCAGCTCGATCGACGCCTTGCGCACCTGCGTGAACAACAGGAAGTCGATGTCCCGGAGTTCGAATCCGCCCTCGCAGGCGACCTTCCGAACCAGACGCGGCCAGCCCTCGTGGTTGATTTCCGGGGGATACCGCTCGACAAAGAGCACCCTGGTGCGCCCGGCGCGCACGCTTTCCTCAGTGGCGGGTTCTGCGGTGCCACCCGAGAAGATCGCCCAGTGCTTGGCGTACGCACCATCGGCGATGAATGCGGCGTTCAGGAATCCCGGTTCCGGACTCGCCTGGAGCACCGCGGCGCCGGCTCCGTCGCCGTAGAAGAAGCCCATCGGGTCCGCCGGGCTCGACAGCTTGTGCATCAGATACACGCCGACCACGAGCACGGTCTTGATCGCCGGGTTGGTGGCGACGAGCCCCGCGGCCGTCGCGAGCCCGGTCGGGAAGGACGCGCACGCGCAGCCGATGTCGAACGTTCCGGCGTTCTTGGCGCCCAGCTTGTGCTGGAGCACCACCGAGGTGGCGGGAGTGATGTAGTCGGGGGAATCCGTCCCCACGATGACCATGTCGACATCCATCGGATCCAGATCGGCGCGTTCGAGCGCCTGCCTGGCCGCCGGGAGGGCGACGTCGGACGTCGCCCAGTCCTCCGGCGCGTGCCAGCGCGTGAGGATGCCGCTGCTGGCTTCCATCTTGTCCACGAACTCCGGCAGGTGCGCGAAGCGCCGTCGCAGTTCGTCGTTGGTCACCTCGATCTCCGGCAGGTACCGGCCCGTGGCGACCAAGCGCGCGTAGCGTGGCTGGAGAGCCATCAGAACGACCACCTCACCCCGAGCTGGATCTCGCGGCTCGGCAGCGTCGCCGAGTACTTGCCATGGTTCGGGTTCGTCACGTACGCCGTCGCGGGATTCGTCAGCGTCGGGCCGTTGGTGTAGAGCGCCCCGTCGATCGACGCGATGTTGTAGTTCACCGTGTTGAACAGGTTGAAGGCTTCCGCGATGAACTCGACGCTGTTCCGTCCCGGGAGCTTGAATCCCTTCGTGAAGCGCAGGCTCACCTGGCTGAACGAATCGCCGACCATCGTGAACCGGCCGACGCCCGTCGGCCGATCGGAGTTCTTCCCGTCCCCGTTGTAGTCGTAGCCCAGGCGTTTGGTCCACGGCTGGCCGGAGCCGTACTCGATGATCGGCGCGAGGCTCATCCCGTAGGGCAGGCGGACAACGCTCGTGATGACCAGGCGGTGGCGCTCGTCGCTGCGGCTGCGGCCGTACTCCCCCTCGAGGTTGAACGGATCGTTCGGGTATCCGGTCGGGAACTCGGGCGAGAAGTCGTCGCTGATGTTCTTCTTGCTCGCCAGCGTGTAGGAGGCCGTGATGAGGTGTCCACCCTTGATCGTTCCGCTGACGCTCGCCACCCAGGCGAGATACGTCGAGTGGCCGTCGTTGGTGTAGACGTTCATCTGGTTGTAATTCGTATTGAGCCGCACGCCTCTGTAGTTCGTGTTGCCCGGCCAGTTCTTGTCGGTCAGCGCGATCTCGTCGTATCCGTGGACGTAGACGAACTCGGTGTCGAGGAACAAGCCGGTCTTCCCGAGACGGCTCGTCCAGCCCGCCGTCATCTGCGCCGACTGAGGCGCGACGTAGTCCTGGCTCAGCAGCGCGATGTCGAATTTCTGCGGCCAGCCCGTGTGCGCCGGATCCGATGGGCTGAGCCAGAGGGAGGCCGGCAGGCCGAAGAGCGCGCCGTTGTACCGAGACTGCGTGATGCGGCCCGTCAGGCCGTTCTGCTGGATCTCGGTGTGCGTCGGCACCAGCAGGAAGCGGCCGGTGAACAGGCCGCCGCCGCCACGGATGACGTTCTGTCCCGTGCCACCGATGTCCCAGGTGAACGATCCGCGCGGCTGCAGGTTGTTGACGTCACGCTTGCGCGCCGAGGTCAAGCCGGCCGTCGGCTGCGTGAAGCCAGGGTTGTTGCCATTGGTGTCGAGGTCGTACCTGAGACCGAGGTTCACCTTCACGTTCGAACGCACAGCCCAGTCGTCCTGGATGAACCCGGCCAGACGATGCGTGGTGATGTTCGAATCGGCCGACCCGGTGCCGCCGACGTACGCGAGCGGCAGCGCGCGCGTATCCGTCAGGTACAGCATCAGGCCGAACGGATAGGAGTTGAACAGGAAGCGATCCTTCACGACCTGCCACCCGCCGCCAACCTTGATGTCGTGCGCGCCGGTCTTGGTGTCCTTGTGCATCGTGAAGGTGTCGCGGAACTCCGCGTAGGTGCCCTCGCCTGTCAGACCCTCGTAGATGCTGCCGCCGGTCTGCAGCGTGTTGCCGCTCGAGAACCACTCGGCCATCTTGCCGGGGCTGTTCGCGGGCTCGACGTACTTGCGGCTCGCGACCTGAACATAGAACTGATTCAGGCGGTTGTTACCACCCACCCACGTGTGTTCGGCGTTCAGGTTGTAGTTGTCCCGATTGAGCTGCAAGCCCTGCGACTGGTCGGCCACGCCGCCCACGCGGAAATTGTCCTGCCGATAACGTTCGTACACGAACTTGGTCGCGAGGCGCTGGCTGTTCGAGATCTGGTGGTCGACGCGCAGGAAGGCGAGCGACTGCCTGGTGGGCAGACCGAGATCCGCGGCAAGACTCTTGTAGCTGCCCTGCGGGCGGAACAGCGTGACGTTGTCCTCGTTGATTTGCTCGAAGGCCCCGAAGTAGTGCGTGCGGTCCTTGACGAGCGGCCCGCCGATGGCGCCGCCGACCTGCTGGCGGGAGAATGCCGGCTTGGCCTGCTCGAGCTCGCCCTTCGAGCGGAGGGACTTGTCCCGGAAGAAGCCGAAGAGCTTGCCGGAGATCTGGTTGGTCCCAGAGCGCGTGACGATCGACAGGGCGCCGCCAGCCGATCCGCCGATCTCCGAATCGAACCGGTTGGCAATCACGCGGAACTCGCGAATCGCGTCCTGGCTGAACCTGGTGGTGGCGAGGCCGAGTGCCGGGTCGGTGAAATCGACGCCGTCCACGAGGATCGTCGCGTTGCTGGCATTGCCGCCCGCACCGATGACCGGGCCGCCGGTGACGAAGCGGAACGCGCCCCGCTCACGCTGCACCGTGGGCGCGATGAACGAGAGGCGCTGGAAGTCGCGGTCGGCCACCGGCAAGGTGTCGATCTGTTCGGGGACGATGTTGGTGGAGGAGTCGAGCTTGTGTACGTCCACGACGGGAGCCGTGGCGGTGACGGTGACCGTCTCGGTCAGCCTGGCCTGCATCGTCGCGTTGAGGACGACGGTCTGTCCGACGCGAACGACGACGCCCTTCTGGACGAGCGAATTGAAGCCCTGGAGTTCGAAGGTGACATCGTACTTGCCGGGGGGCAGGGCGGGCACGCGCACGAGCCCGTTGGTGCCGGTCACGGTCGTGGTTTCAAAGCCGGTGTCGGGGTTGTTCACGCGCACCGTGACGCCGGGAAGCGGCAGGTTGGTGTTGTCGAGGACGACGGCTTCGATAACCGCGCTGTTCACTTGGGCGTCCGCCGGAATGGGAACGAGCGCGAAGAGCAGCACGAGCCCCAGCAACAGGCGGAGGCACGGCGAGAAGTGGAACAGCGGTCGCTTCGGCATG includes:
- a CDS encoding TonB-dependent receptor — encoded protein: MPKRPLFHFSPCLRLLLGLVLLFALVPIPADAQVNSAVIEAVVLDNTNLPLPGVTVRVNNPDTGFETTTVTGTNGLVRVPALPPGKYDVTFELQGFNSLVQKGVVVRVGQTVVLNATMQARLTETVTVTATAPVVDVHKLDSSTNIVPEQIDTLPVADRDFQRLSFIAPTVQRERGAFRFVTGGPVIGAGGNASNATILVDGVDFTDPALGLATTRFSQDAIREFRVIANRFDSEIGGSAGGALSIVTRSGTNQISGKLFGFFRDKSLRSKGELEQAKPAFSRQQVGGAIGGPLVKDRTHYFGAFEQINEDNVTLFRPQGSYKSLAADLGLPTRQSLAFLRVDHQISNSQRLATKFVYERYRQDNFRVGGVADQSQGLQLNRDNYNLNAEHTWVGGNNRLNQFYVQVASRKYVEPANSPGKMAEWFSSGNTLQTGGSIYEGLTGEGTYAEFRDTFTMHKDTKTGAHDIKVGGGWQVVKDRFLFNSYPFGLMLYLTDTRALPLAYVGGTGSADSNITTHRLAGFIQDDWAVRSNVKVNLGLRYDLDTNGNNPGFTQPTAGLTSARKRDVNNLQPRGSFTWDIGGTGQNVIRGGGGLFTGRFLLVPTHTEIQQNGLTGRITQSRYNGALFGLPASLWLSPSDPAHTGWPQKFDIALLSQDYVAPQSAQMTAGWTSRLGKTGLFLDTEFVYVHGYDEIALTDKNWPGNTNYRGVRLNTNYNQMNVYTNDGHSTYLAWVASVSGTIKGGHLITASYTLASKKNISDDFSPEFPTGYPNDPFNLEGEYGRSRSDERHRLVITSVVRLPYGMSLAPIIEYGSGQPWTKRLGYDYNGDGKNSDRPTGVGRFTMVGDSFSQVSLRFTKGFKLPGRNSVEFIAEAFNLFNTVNYNIASIDGALYTNGPTLTNPATAYVTNPNHGKYSATLPSREIQLGVRWSF
- a CDS encoding ketoacyl-ACP synthase III; amino-acid sequence: MALQPRYARLVATGRYLPEIEVTNDELRRRFAHLPEFVDKMEASSGILTRWHAPEDWATSDVALPAARQALERADLDPMDVDMVIVGTDSPDYITPATSVVLQHKLGAKNAGTFDIGCACASFPTGLATAAGLVATNPAIKTVLVVGVYLMHKLSSPADPMGFFYGDGAGAAVLQASPEPGFLNAAFIADGAYAKHWAIFSGGTAEPATEESVRAGRTRVLFVERYPPEINHEGWPRLVRKVACEGGFELRDIDFLLFTQVRKASIELVMRDLGIPLERTHTIMDKWGYTGSACIPMALDDVLELGKIKRGDLVVFVGSGVGYNQAACAFRW
- a CDS encoding alpha/beta fold hydrolase, coding for MSALLIAVLVGLGALAAAAMAAIRRRPLALYGWSSRRALTRAGLRRETVITRIGAETAWRGGSGPALVLLHGAGDQAGTWSRTVAPFLPTHRVIALDLPGHGDSDPRSGPLSVGVIVDGVEAALRILLGADRAVLVGNSLGAWVALLLALRHPEMVSRVVLVNGGALRGERTDITFTPQTREEARKTIGALMGARAARAPNFVIDDLIRVCRHGPLGRLSATADQMDAFVLEGRLHEVRVPVDLLWGDQDQVFPLGYAARMIAELPAARMTVLAGCGHTPHRDAPDRFNEALAELLRRPAPEVLDAAR
- the fabG gene encoding 3-oxoacyl-ACP reductase FabG, coding for MSIETGLKGKVVIVTGAAAGIGRATARRFAQEGARIAAWDVADGQAAAVVSELTSAGGEAVFRKVDVTDSADVQRAVEETVAAWGRVDVLVNNAGILRDGMLVKWKDGALTGQMSDDQFQSVIDVNLKGPFICTRAVVPHMITAGGGVVLNASSVVGIYGNFGQTNYVATKAGVIGMTRTWARELGRHRIRVNAVAPGFIATEMVKQMPEKVLAAMVSKVPVGRIGNPEEIADAYVWLASDAASYVHGAVISVDGGFVAGT